From a single Oceanobacillus kimchii X50 genomic region:
- a CDS encoding CTP synthase: MTKYIFVTGGVVSSLGKGITAASLGRLLKNRGLSVTIQKFDPYINVDPGTMSPYQHGEVFVTHDGAETDLDLGHYERFIDINLNKYSNITTGKVYSSVIRKERRGDYLGGTVQVIPHITNEIKDQVFRAGEATGADVVITEIGGTVGDIESLPFLEAIRQIKSDVGRDSVMYVHCTLVPYIKAAGEMKTKPTQHSVKELRSLGIQPDAIVLRTEMAISKDMKEKIALFCDIDDKSVIEMRDADTLYQVPIALQEEKLDQITCDHFGLDCKEADMEEWKGLVNKVRNLSKTTHIGLVGKYVELPDAYLSVVESLKHAGYDYDADVKIHWINSELLSKEQINEELSKVDGVLVPGGFGDRGIDGKIEAIRYARENNIPFFGICLGMQLASVEFARNVVGLSQAHSAEIDPHTPHPVIDLLPEQKDIEDLGGTLRLGAYPCKLVDGTKAKEAYDGADVIEERHRHRYEFNNVYRDQMSEKGFVFSGTSPDGRLVETIEVKDHPWFVACQFHPEFTSRPTRAQSLFKGFIGASVEYRKG; this comes from the coding sequence GTGACAAAGTATATCTTCGTTACTGGAGGAGTAGTATCTTCTCTAGGTAAAGGAATAACAGCAGCATCTTTAGGTCGTTTACTGAAAAACCGTGGATTAAGTGTGACTATCCAAAAATTTGATCCATATATTAATGTGGACCCTGGAACAATGAGTCCATATCAACATGGTGAAGTATTTGTAACACATGATGGAGCGGAAACAGATTTAGACTTAGGTCATTACGAACGCTTTATTGATATTAACTTAAACAAATACAGTAACATTACAACAGGGAAAGTTTATTCTAGCGTTATTCGTAAGGAACGTCGCGGAGATTATCTTGGTGGTACCGTTCAAGTAATTCCTCATATTACGAATGAGATCAAAGATCAAGTGTTTCGAGCAGGTGAAGCAACTGGTGCAGATGTCGTTATTACGGAAATTGGTGGAACAGTTGGGGATATTGAATCTTTACCTTTCCTTGAAGCAATTCGCCAAATAAAAAGTGATGTTGGTCGTGACAGTGTTATGTATGTTCATTGTACACTCGTACCTTATATTAAAGCAGCAGGCGAAATGAAAACCAAACCAACGCAACATAGTGTGAAAGAGTTACGCTCACTTGGTATTCAACCAGATGCGATTGTATTGCGAACAGAAATGGCTATAAGCAAAGACATGAAAGAAAAGATTGCTTTATTCTGTGATATTGATGATAAATCGGTTATCGAAATGCGTGATGCGGACACACTTTATCAAGTACCGATTGCGCTACAAGAAGAAAAGCTAGATCAAATTACATGCGATCATTTTGGCCTTGATTGCAAAGAAGCAGATATGGAAGAGTGGAAAGGCCTTGTGAATAAAGTACGTAACTTGAGTAAAACAACGCATATAGGACTTGTTGGTAAGTATGTAGAACTTCCCGATGCTTATTTATCTGTTGTTGAGTCATTAAAACATGCTGGTTATGACTATGACGCTGATGTCAAAATTCATTGGATCAACTCAGAGTTATTATCTAAAGAACAAATCAATGAGGAACTATCTAAAGTGGATGGTGTATTAGTTCCCGGTGGATTTGGAGATCGTGGTATTGATGGGAAAATTGAAGCTATTCGTTATGCCCGTGAAAATAATATTCCATTCTTTGGAATATGCTTAGGGATGCAATTAGCTTCTGTTGAGTTTGCTCGTAACGTGGTTGGGTTATCTCAGGCTCATTCAGCGGAAATCGATCCACATACACCTCATCCAGTCATTGATTTATTACCAGAACAGAAGGATATAGAAGATTTAGGTGGTACCCTTCGCTTAGGTGCTTATCCTTGTAAACTTGTTGATGGTACAAAAGCGAAAGAAGCTTACGACGGTGCAGATGTTATTGAAGAAAGGCATCGTCATCGTTATGAATTCAATAATGTATATAGAGATCAAATGTCGGAAAAAGGATTTGTATTTTCAGGTACAAGCCCAGATGGTCGCTTGGTTGAAACAATTGAAGTAAAAGATCATCCTTGGTTTGTAGCTTGTCAATTCCACCCAGAGTTTACTTCACGTCCAACTCGTGCACAAAGCTTATTTAAAGGCTTTATCGGGGCTTCCGTTGAATATCGTAAAGGTTAA
- the rpoE gene encoding DNA-directed RNA polymerase subunit delta produces MSLQQLTHDEIDHLSMIELAAKILKEENKAMNYKVIFNKIAELKEFTDEQKQNMMAQFYTDMNVDGRFLTLGSGMWGLKRWYPVDQAEEEITEEPKKKTKKKKKKAAVVDDVDDDLDVTDDEIDDIVSDLGDDLEDEDFEDDLDEDLEDLEDEVDEFEADEDLEDKVDDDNPR; encoded by the coding sequence GTGAGTTTGCAACAATTAACCCATGATGAGATTGACCATTTATCCATGATTGAGCTAGCAGCAAAAATACTTAAAGAAGAGAACAAAGCAATGAATTATAAGGTTATCTTCAATAAGATTGCTGAGCTGAAGGAATTTACCGATGAGCAAAAACAAAATATGATGGCACAGTTCTACACAGATATGAATGTTGATGGTCGTTTTCTTACATTAGGATCTGGAATGTGGGGATTGAAACGCTGGTACCCAGTGGATCAAGCAGAGGAAGAAATTACCGAGGAACCGAAGAAAAAGACAAAGAAGAAAAAGAAGAAAGCAGCAGTCGTTGATGATGTGGATGATGATCTAGATGTAACAGATGATGAAATTGATGACATTGTTAGTGATTTAGGTGATGATCTAGAAGACGAAGATTTTGAAGATGATTTAGATGAAGATTTAGAGGACCTTGAAGATGAAGTCGATGAATTCGAAGCGGATGAAGATTTAGAAGATAAAGTTGATGATGATAATCCACGTTAA
- a CDS encoding TetR/AcrR family transcriptional regulator has product MAEDRILSSVKDQQLVSKRRNQIIKGAMRLFQEKGFHRTTTREIAKESGFSIGTLYEYIRTKEDVLFLVCESIHDQVRDRIADSMEVENPSIENMRKAVRSFFYLMDDMQDEILMLYQETKSLKKETRDFVLQQERAVVDIMIKLLSTCLERDKKDKEMCLIANNIVVGGHMWGFRRWIIQKQFTLEEYIDLQMQHLDQLTKKIT; this is encoded by the coding sequence ATGGCAGAAGATCGAATTCTTTCATCAGTCAAAGACCAACAGCTTGTCAGTAAACGTCGTAATCAAATTATTAAAGGTGCCATGCGCTTGTTTCAAGAAAAAGGCTTTCATCGTACAACGACGAGAGAAATAGCGAAAGAATCAGGTTTCAGTATTGGTACTTTATATGAATATATAAGGACAAAAGAAGATGTCTTATTTTTAGTATGTGAGTCGATTCATGATCAAGTAAGAGATCGAATTGCAGATTCTATGGAAGTTGAAAATCCTTCGATTGAAAATATGCGTAAGGCAGTAAGATCTTTCTTTTACCTCATGGATGACATGCAAGATGAAATCTTAATGTTGTATCAGGAAACTAAATCACTAAAAAAGGAAACGAGAGACTTTGTTTTGCAACAAGAAAGAGCTGTAGTCGATATTATGATTAAATTGTTATCAACCTGCCTAGAAAGAGATAAAAAGGATAAGGAAATGTGCCTGATTGCCAATAATATTGTCGTTGGAGGACATATGTGGGGATTCCGGCGTTGGATCATCCAAAAACAATTTACACTTGAAGAATACATTGATTTGCAGATGCAACATTTGGACCAACTTACTAAAAAAATAACTTGA
- a CDS encoding acyl-CoA dehydrogenase — MNFQLTEEQEMLRKMVRDFAEKEVAPSASERDEEERFDRSIFDQMAELGLTGIPWPEEYGGIGSDYLSYVVAVEELSRVCASTGVTLSAHLSLASWPIFKYGTEDQKKNFLQRLATGEALGAYALSEPGAGSDVVSMKTTARRDGEGFVINGNKVWITNGGVADIYIVFAKTDTDANHKGISAFIVEKGTEGFSFGKKEKKLGIRSSPTTELIFENCRIPAANLLGSEGEGFKIAMTTLDGGRNGIAAQALGIAQGALDAAAEYAKERQQFGKPIAANQGISFKLADMATEIEAARLLTYQAAWLESAGLPYGKASAMSKLFAGDVAMKSTVEAVQVFGGYGYTKDYPVERYMRDAKITQIYEGTNEVQRLVIGRMLTK, encoded by the coding sequence ATGAATTTTCAATTAACAGAAGAACAAGAAATGCTGCGTAAAATGGTCCGTGATTTTGCAGAAAAAGAAGTTGCACCATCGGCATCAGAACGTGATGAAGAAGAACGCTTTGACCGTTCTATTTTTGATCAAATGGCAGAGTTAGGGTTAACCGGCATCCCGTGGCCAGAAGAATATGGTGGGATTGGTTCGGATTATCTGAGCTACGTGGTTGCGGTAGAAGAACTTTCTCGCGTATGTGCTTCCACAGGAGTAACATTGTCAGCTCATTTATCTTTAGCTAGCTGGCCAATATTTAAGTATGGAACGGAAGACCAGAAGAAGAATTTCTTGCAACGTTTAGCCACTGGTGAAGCGCTTGGTGCATATGCTTTATCTGAACCAGGTGCTGGAAGTGACGTTGTATCGATGAAAACCACAGCAAGACGAGACGGCGAAGGATTTGTTATTAATGGAAATAAGGTGTGGATTACCAATGGTGGCGTAGCTGATATTTATATTGTATTTGCAAAAACCGACACTGATGCAAATCATAAAGGGATTAGTGCATTTATTGTTGAAAAAGGAACTGAAGGTTTTAGTTTTGGGAAAAAAGAGAAAAAGCTTGGAATTCGTTCATCTCCGACCACCGAATTGATATTTGAAAATTGTCGAATACCTGCAGCAAACTTACTCGGAAGTGAAGGAGAAGGTTTTAAGATTGCTATGACCACACTTGATGGCGGAAGAAATGGCATTGCTGCTCAAGCCTTAGGAATTGCTCAAGGAGCTTTGGATGCTGCTGCGGAATACGCTAAAGAACGTCAGCAATTTGGAAAGCCGATTGCTGCGAATCAAGGAATTTCATTTAAATTAGCAGATATGGCAACAGAGATAGAGGCTGCCCGTCTATTAACCTATCAAGCTGCTTGGCTAGAATCAGCTGGTTTACCATATGGAAAAGCTTCTGCAATGTCGAAATTATTTGCTGGAGATGTAGCAATGAAAAGTACTGTTGAAGCAGTCCAAGTATTTGGTGGTTACGGATATACGAAAGATTATCCGGTAGAAAGGTATATGCGTGATGCTAAAATCACACAAATCTATGAAGGTACAAATGAGGTACAGCGATTGGTAATCGGTCGAATGTTAACAAAATGA
- a CDS encoding acyl-CoA dehydrogenase yields MSILMLSDEQKMLQKMVRDFATQEVVPEIERMETEDRFPKELIQKMGELGLMGVPIPEAYGGSGMSYTSYIQVIHEISKFSATLGVILSVHTSVGTNPILYFGTEDQKQQYIPKLARGEYLGAFALTESGSGSDASSMKTTAKLIDDMYVLNGSKVFITNGGEADTYITFARTGDAPKDISAFIVEKNAPGFIIGKKEKKMGLHGSNTVEIIFENCRIPKENLLGERGNGFKIAMANLNIGRIGIAAQGLGIAEAALNYAVTYAKEREQFGKPIAANQGISFKLAEMATNVESAKLLTYQAAALIEAGKQCNKETSMAKMLATKTAMKNAIEAVQVFGGYGYTKEYPVERLFRDAKVTEIYEGTNEIQHIVIAKHLLKDEGVHG; encoded by the coding sequence ATGTCGATATTAATGCTATCTGATGAACAAAAAATGTTACAAAAAATGGTGCGTGACTTTGCTACACAAGAAGTGGTGCCAGAAATAGAGAGAATGGAAACTGAAGATCGGTTCCCTAAAGAACTAATACAAAAAATGGGAGAGCTTGGTTTAATGGGGGTTCCTATTCCAGAGGCATATGGTGGGAGTGGGATGAGTTATACCTCTTATATTCAAGTCATCCATGAAATATCTAAATTTAGTGCAACTTTAGGAGTAATCTTATCGGTACATACATCGGTTGGAACGAATCCGATTTTGTATTTTGGTACAGAAGATCAAAAACAACAGTATATACCTAAATTGGCACGAGGAGAGTATTTAGGTGCGTTTGCTTTAACGGAATCAGGATCAGGGTCGGATGCAAGCAGTATGAAGACCACTGCTAAACTGATAGATGACATGTATGTATTAAATGGATCGAAAGTTTTTATTACAAATGGTGGGGAAGCCGATACGTATATTACATTTGCCCGTACTGGAGATGCGCCGAAAGACATCAGTGCATTTATTGTTGAAAAAAACGCTCCTGGATTCATTATTGGAAAAAAAGAAAAGAAAATGGGTTTACATGGATCGAATACGGTAGAAATTATCTTTGAAAACTGTCGAATACCGAAAGAGAACTTACTAGGTGAAAGAGGAAACGGCTTTAAAATTGCGATGGCTAATCTAAATATCGGCCGTATTGGTATAGCTGCACAAGGACTTGGAATTGCTGAAGCTGCATTGAATTATGCAGTTACTTATGCAAAAGAAAGAGAACAGTTTGGAAAGCCCATTGCAGCGAACCAAGGGATTTCTTTTAAATTAGCCGAAATGGCAACGAATGTAGAGTCTGCGAAACTATTAACTTATCAGGCCGCTGCATTGATAGAAGCAGGAAAACAATGTAATAAAGAAACGTCGATGGCAAAAATGTTGGCAACAAAAACAGCAATGAAAAATGCAATCGAAGCAGTTCAAGTATTTGGTGGATACGGTTATACGAAAGAGTATCCAGTGGAAAGATTATTCCGTGATGCAAAAGTTACAGAAATATACGAAGGTACTAATGAAATTCAGCACATTGTAATTGCAAAACATCTGCTAAAAGACGAAGGGGTGCACGGTTGA
- a CDS encoding 3-hydroxybutyryl-CoA dehydrogenase has protein sequence MNIRNVMVVGAGQMGAGIALVCARSGYHVYLFDKNKEARQRGYVQIEKILEKDVTKDKMSETDKIEALNRITLANTIEEVANCDIAIEAVVENMNVKISVFQELDKHAPSHAILASNTSSLPITEIAAETTRPEQVIGMHFMNPVPIMKLVEIIRGLETSDETYQLVHKMSESLGKSSVEVRDFPGFVANRVLMPMINEAVYTVFEGVASPQDVDQVMKLGMNHPMGPLQLADFIGLDTCLYIMEVLHEGFGDSKYRPCPLLRQYVKAGRLGKKVGRGFYTYD, from the coding sequence ATGAATATCCGAAATGTTATGGTGGTCGGAGCAGGCCAAATGGGCGCAGGAATTGCGCTTGTTTGTGCTCGTTCTGGATACCATGTATACCTTTTTGATAAAAATAAAGAAGCACGGCAACGAGGATATGTGCAAATTGAAAAAATACTAGAAAAAGATGTAACAAAGGATAAAATGTCTGAAACAGATAAGATTGAAGCATTAAATCGAATAACATTAGCTAACACAATTGAAGAAGTAGCAAATTGTGATATAGCGATTGAAGCTGTAGTAGAAAATATGAACGTGAAGATTTCTGTTTTTCAAGAATTAGATAAACATGCGCCAAGCCATGCTATCTTAGCTTCCAATACATCGTCGTTACCAATTACAGAAATTGCAGCAGAGACAACACGACCAGAACAAGTTATTGGCATGCATTTTATGAATCCGGTTCCAATCATGAAATTAGTTGAAATCATTCGTGGATTAGAGACAAGTGATGAAACGTATCAACTTGTTCATAAAATGTCAGAATCATTAGGAAAATCAAGTGTAGAAGTACGAGATTTTCCGGGATTTGTGGCTAATCGTGTCTTAATGCCTATGATTAATGAAGCCGTTTACACAGTGTTTGAAGGTGTTGCTTCTCCACAGGATGTAGATCAAGTAATGAAACTTGGTATGAATCATCCAATGGGACCATTGCAACTTGCTGATTTTATCGGATTAGATACATGTCTATACATTATGGAAGTATTACACGAAGGATTTGGAGATAGTAAATATCGTCCGTGTCCGTTATTAAGACAATATGTTAAAGCTGGTCGTCTTGGAAAGAAGGTAGGTCGAGGTTTTTACACATATGATTAA
- a CDS encoding acetyl-CoA C-acetyltransferase has protein sequence MKKTVIVSGARTPFGKFGGALKPLKATELGGIAIKEAMERAGINNDVVDEVIMGTVLQGGQGQIPSRQAARNAGLPWETRSETINKVCASGMRSVTLADQLIRLGEEDVIVAGGMESMSNAPYFLPDARWGNRMGDKSVVDMMVHDGLTCTFTGNHMGNYGNSTAEDLEISRKRQDAWALRSHQKAVEAIESNKFSEEIVPVEISTRKGNPITVDKDEAPRKDTTIDKLSSLRPAFDKDGSITAGNAPGVNDGAAAFVVMSDEKAAELNKQPLAYILGHAEVAVEAKNFPQTPGIVINKLLEKTGTAKEEIDLYEINEAFAVVALASGQIADIDEEKINVNGGAVALGHPIGASGARIILTLIHELKRRGGGKGIAAICSGSGQGDAILIEVPADLN, from the coding sequence ATGAAAAAAACAGTAATTGTATCTGGTGCACGCACACCTTTTGGAAAATTTGGAGGCGCCTTAAAACCGTTAAAAGCAACAGAACTCGGAGGTATTGCAATTAAAGAAGCTATGGAACGAGCAGGCATTAATAATGACGTCGTTGATGAGGTAATCATGGGAACTGTCTTACAAGGCGGACAAGGACAAATCCCATCTCGTCAAGCTGCAAGAAATGCTGGCCTTCCATGGGAGACACGATCAGAAACGATTAATAAAGTGTGCGCATCTGGAATGCGTAGTGTTACATTAGCGGATCAGTTGATTCGTTTAGGAGAAGAAGATGTCATTGTAGCAGGTGGAATGGAGAGCATGAGTAATGCCCCATACTTTTTACCAGATGCACGTTGGGGAAATCGAATGGGAGATAAATCTGTTGTAGATATGATGGTTCATGATGGTCTTACTTGTACATTTACAGGTAATCATATGGGCAACTATGGTAATTCTACAGCAGAAGATTTAGAGATTTCTAGAAAACGCCAAGATGCTTGGGCTTTACGTAGTCATCAAAAAGCGGTGGAAGCAATCGAATCGAATAAGTTTTCAGAAGAGATTGTACCTGTAGAAATTTCAACTCGAAAAGGAAATCCAATAACAGTTGATAAGGACGAGGCGCCACGTAAAGATACGACAATAGACAAACTATCATCACTACGTCCTGCATTTGATAAAGATGGGTCGATAACTGCGGGTAATGCTCCAGGAGTAAACGATGGAGCGGCAGCATTTGTCGTAATGTCAGATGAAAAGGCTGCTGAATTAAATAAACAACCTCTGGCTTATATTCTCGGTCATGCAGAAGTTGCTGTAGAAGCAAAGAATTTTCCACAAACACCGGGGATTGTCATTAATAAACTGTTAGAAAAAACCGGCACTGCTAAAGAAGAAATAGACCTTTATGAAATCAATGAAGCATTTGCAGTTGTTGCACTTGCGAGTGGACAGATTGCAGATATTGACGAAGAAAAAATCAATGTGAATGGTGGAGCAGTTGCTCTCGGCCATCCAATAGGAGCAAGTGGAGCGCGCATCATTCTTACGCTTATCCATGAATTAAAACGTCGTGGTGGTGGAAAGGGAATCGCTGCTATTTGTAGTGGAAGTGGGCAAGGAGATGCCATTCTTATTGAAGTACCAGCTGACTTAAACTAA
- a CDS encoding (Fe-S)-binding protein, with translation MDTFLIINWIAFLAITIYAFYLFAKVIATRIAYIKLGKKSEFDGEIKLRLKRIGKIVFGQSKLLKDKKSGTIHVMMFYGFILVQFGAIDMFVKGLSPGNHLPFGMFYPGFVFFQELVTLMILVAVIWAFYRRYMEKLVRLKRGFKAGLVLIFIGTLMVSVLFGNGMAMIWHGHEITWAEPVASVFALAFNWASAETATVLFYIAWWVHTITLLTFLVYVPQSKHAHLIAAPINVFLSKKVPGKLKKLDFDMENVDEESEEEIAFGVGKVEDFEQHQMIDFYACVECGRCTDVCPAAGTGKMLSPMDIMIKVRDHLTEKGAAITGKSSWVPSYAFAGSAGNQASADKEVAATIQSSSLIGDVITEEELAGCTTCRNCEDACPVNNEHVGTIIDMRRYLVMTEGKMDSDIQRAVTNIERQGNPWGLSKKDRVKWRDEDESVYIPTVKELKKEEKSFEYLFWVSSMGSFDSRSQKIALAFAKLMNQAGVSFAILGNTEANSGDTARRIGNEFLFQEIAEKNIKQFIKHDVKKIVTIDPHAYNIFKNEYPDFGFEAEVYHHTQMLYDLVMAGRLKPERAINERLTYHDSCYLGRYNGVYDPPREILKSIPGLELVEMNRSRENGMCCGAGGGLMWTEETTGGRINVARTEQALQVEPTMISSACPYCLTMLSDGTKAKEVEEDIGTMDVAEILAISVLDKEEVKTA, from the coding sequence GTGGATACTTTTCTAATTATTAATTGGATTGCATTTTTGGCTATCACGATTTACGCATTTTATTTATTTGCCAAAGTAATCGCAACTCGAATCGCTTATATCAAGCTAGGAAAGAAATCAGAGTTTGATGGTGAAATTAAATTACGCTTAAAGCGAATTGGAAAAATTGTATTTGGCCAATCCAAACTTCTAAAAGATAAGAAGTCTGGAACGATTCACGTCATGATGTTTTACGGCTTTATTTTAGTTCAATTTGGTGCAATTGATATGTTTGTAAAGGGATTATCTCCAGGTAATCATTTACCATTTGGTATGTTTTATCCTGGGTTTGTATTCTTTCAAGAGTTAGTAACATTAATGATTTTAGTTGCAGTTATTTGGGCGTTTTATCGTCGTTATATGGAAAAGCTTGTTCGGCTTAAAAGGGGATTTAAAGCGGGGCTTGTATTAATTTTTATAGGTACATTAATGGTCTCCGTGTTATTTGGAAATGGTATGGCAATGATTTGGCATGGGCATGAGATTACTTGGGCAGAGCCTGTTGCTAGTGTTTTTGCTCTTGCTTTTAACTGGGCGTCAGCCGAAACAGCTACCGTGTTGTTTTACATTGCTTGGTGGGTACATACCATTACCCTTCTTACCTTTTTAGTTTATGTCCCACAATCGAAGCACGCACATTTAATCGCTGCTCCAATTAATGTATTTTTGAGTAAAAAAGTTCCAGGTAAATTGAAGAAATTAGATTTCGATATGGAAAATGTGGATGAAGAAAGTGAAGAGGAAATTGCTTTTGGTGTTGGGAAAGTAGAAGATTTTGAACAACATCAAATGATTGATTTTTATGCATGTGTAGAATGTGGTCGTTGTACCGATGTTTGTCCAGCAGCAGGGACAGGAAAAATGTTATCTCCAATGGATATAATGATAAAAGTTCGTGATCATTTAACAGAAAAAGGAGCTGCAATAACCGGTAAATCATCTTGGGTTCCGTCATATGCATTTGCAGGTAGTGCTGGAAATCAAGCTTCAGCTGATAAAGAGGTTGCTGCAACCATTCAAAGTTCAAGTTTAATTGGAGATGTTATCACAGAAGAGGAACTAGCTGGCTGTACAACTTGCCGTAATTGTGAAGATGCCTGTCCAGTAAATAATGAACATGTAGGTACGATTATTGACATGCGACGTTATCTAGTAATGACTGAAGGAAAAATGGATTCGGACATTCAACGTGCAGTAACAAATATTGAACGACAAGGTAACCCATGGGGGCTTTCAAAAAAAGATCGTGTAAAATGGCGCGATGAAGATGAATCCGTGTATATTCCAACCGTGAAAGAATTGAAGAAAGAAGAGAAGTCGTTTGAATATCTATTCTGGGTAAGTTCCATGGGCTCGTTTGATAGCCGTAGCCAAAAAATTGCTCTAGCTTTTGCAAAATTAATGAACCAAGCTGGTGTAAGCTTTGCAATATTAGGAAATACAGAAGCTAACTCAGGAGATACTGCTCGTCGTATTGGTAATGAGTTTTTATTCCAAGAAATAGCTGAGAAAAATATTAAGCAATTTATTAAGCATGACGTCAAGAAAATTGTCACGATTGATCCACACGCTTACAATATATTTAAGAATGAATATCCTGACTTTGGATTCGAAGCCGAAGTTTACCATCACACACAAATGCTTTATGATCTAGTAATGGCAGGTAGACTTAAACCAGAAAGAGCGATAAACGAAAGGTTAACCTATCACGATTCTTGTTATCTAGGAAGATATAATGGTGTATATGATCCGCCACGAGAAATTCTGAAGTCCATTCCTGGTCTAGAGTTAGTAGAAATGAATCGTAGTCGTGAGAATGGTATGTGTTGTGGTGCTGGCGGTGGTCTTATGTGGACAGAGGAGACTACTGGAGGAAGAATTAATGTGGCTCGTACAGAACAGGCATTGCAAGTAGAGCCGACCATGATATCTAGTGCTTGTCCATATTGCCTCACGATGTTAAGTGATGGAACAAAAGCAAAAGAAGTGGAAGAGGATATCGGTACAATGGATGTAGCCGAAATTCTAGCAATCTCTGTATTGGATAAAGAAGAGGTAAAAACAGCATAA
- the argS gene encoding arginine--tRNA ligase, whose protein sequence is MNVLEQTEQKLKEQIHQAVINADLATEDQIPDIILEKPKDKAHGDFATNIAMQLARIAKKAPRQIADDIVENLNKSEASVEKVEIAGPGFINFFMKQDFLGEVIETVLSAGDNYGKSTGGNGEKVQVEFVSVNPTGDLHLGHARNAAFGDVLCNVFAAAGYEVEREYYINDAGNQINNLGLSVEARYLQEIGKDVDMPEDGYRGQAIIDIAKELVKEDGEKWADKDHEERLDFFKEYGLKASLRNIESDLKDFRVEFDHWFSERSLFKDGQIDDTLAVLDDGGYTFEKDGALWFKTTEFGDDKDRVLIKGDGNYTYLTPDIAYHKNKLDRGFDRIINVWGSDHHGYIPRMRAALQALGYPVEKFDVKIIQMVNLFEAGEKVKMSKRTGKAVSLRELMDEVGIDAVRYYFVARSNDSQLDFDMDLAKSQSNDNPVYYAQYAHARICTMLSQAKSKGFNTEAEYDASLLTAEKELDLLKKIGELPQMIVDAADKHTPHKVTQYIFELATLLHSFYNAEKVLDANNKARTHARIALMKAVRQTLANAMTIIGISAPEKM, encoded by the coding sequence ATGAACGTATTAGAACAAACGGAACAAAAATTAAAAGAACAAATTCATCAAGCTGTCATTAATGCAGATTTAGCAACAGAGGATCAGATTCCAGATATCATTTTGGAAAAACCAAAGGATAAAGCGCATGGAGACTTTGCTACTAATATTGCGATGCAACTTGCGCGTATTGCAAAGAAAGCTCCACGACAAATTGCAGACGACATCGTTGAGAATTTAAATAAATCAGAAGCATCTGTTGAAAAAGTTGAAATTGCAGGTCCAGGATTTATTAATTTCTTCATGAAGCAAGACTTCTTAGGTGAAGTAATTGAGACTGTATTATCTGCAGGTGATAATTACGGGAAGTCAACGGGTGGAAATGGAGAAAAAGTCCAAGTGGAATTTGTATCAGTAAACCCAACTGGTGACCTCCATTTAGGGCATGCACGTAATGCTGCTTTTGGGGATGTACTTTGTAATGTATTTGCAGCTGCAGGTTATGAAGTAGAGAGGGAATATTATATTAATGATGCAGGAAATCAAATAAATAATCTTGGGTTATCTGTAGAAGCACGTTACTTACAAGAAATTGGTAAAGATGTGGATATGCCAGAGGATGGCTATCGAGGTCAAGCCATTATCGATATTGCTAAAGAGTTAGTGAAGGAAGATGGAGAAAAATGGGCGGATAAAGATCACGAAGAACGCTTGGATTTCTTTAAAGAGTATGGTTTAAAAGCATCGTTAAGAAATATCGAATCGGATTTAAAGGACTTTCGTGTAGAATTTGATCATTGGTTTTCAGAGCGCTCATTATTTAAAGATGGACAAATTGATGACACTTTAGCTGTGCTTGATGACGGTGGCTATACATTTGAAAAAGATGGGGCACTTTGGTTTAAAACGACGGAATTCGGTGATGACAAAGATCGCGTCTTGATTAAAGGCGATGGGAATTATACCTATTTGACCCCGGATATCGCCTATCATAAAAACAAGCTAGATCGTGGATTTGATCGGATTATTAATGTATGGGGATCAGATCATCATGGATATATTCCACGTATGCGTGCTGCACTCCAAGCATTGGGCTATCCAGTTGAGAAATTTGATGTAAAAATTATTCAAATGGTAAATCTCTTTGAAGCAGGAGAAAAAGTGAAAATGAGTAAGCGAACAGGGAAGGCTGTTTCACTTCGAGAATTGATGGACGAGGTGGGAATTGATGCAGTTCGATATTACTTTGTTGCCCGTTCAAACGACTCACAATTAGATTTTGATATGGACTTAGCGAAATCACAATCTAACGATAACCCAGTTTACTATGCACAATACGCACATGCGCGTATTTGCACCATGCTTTCTCAGGCAAAAAGCAAAGGATTTAATACTGAAGCTGAATATGATGCATCTTTATTAACAGCTGAAAAAGAATTGGACCTATTGAAGAAAATTGGTGAGCTTCCACAAATGATCGTTGATGCTGCTGATAAGCATACACCTCATAAAGTGACTCAATATATCTTTGAACTTGCTACGTTATTACACAGCTTCTATAATGCAGAAAAAGTATTAGATGCAAATAATAAAGCTAGAACACATGCGCGTATTGCTTTAATGAAAGCAGTTCGTCAAACACTAGCTAATGCAATGACAATTATTGGAATCTCTGCCCCAGAGAAAATGTAA